In the Harmonia axyridis chromosome 3, icHarAxyr1.1, whole genome shotgun sequence genome, one interval contains:
- the LOC123677081 gene encoding uncharacterized protein LOC123677081 isoform X4, which produces MSVLLKYCIPLLPFQVPITYQYVDDLLLAIPEDRTATTLAVFNNYDPHIKFTAEEETENGVPFLDTKAIRIKKICHPDFLHNSEEKLLKIFENNGYPRMFLNRCRHSLTSDQVDEVPQIRTSTLVEPATHDKYVSLPLIPPLTAKLKIGSTPCLDLTWFIAFHVRTVSLCMLDRHHNV; this is translated from the exons ATGTCAGTGCTTTTGAAATATTGCATTCCTCTACTGCCCTTCCAGGTGCCGATTACCTATCAATATGTTGATGACCTTCTCCTTGCTATTCCCGAAGACAGGACTGCTACGACTTTGGCAGTTTTCAATAACTACGACCCACACATTAAGTTTACTGCAGAAGAAGAAACTGAaaatggtgtcccattccttGACACCAAAGCTATCAG AATTAAGAAAATCTGCCATCCAGACTTTCTTCATAACAGTGAAGAAAAGTTGCTTAAGATCTTTGAGAACAATGGTTACCCTAGGATGTTTTTGAACAGATGTCGGCATTCTCTAACTTCTGACCAAGTCGACGAGGTCCCACAAATAAGAACATCGACATTAGTCGAACCTGCCACACATGACAAATATGTAAGCCTGCCCCTCATTCCACCATTAACAG CCAAACTAAAGATAGGATCCACACCATGTCTAGATCTGACGTGGTTTATCGCATTCCATGTGAGAACTGTGAGTCTGTGTATGTTGGACAGACATCACAATGTTTGA
- the LOC123677081 gene encoding uncharacterized protein LOC123677081 isoform X1 — MSVLLKYCIPLLPFQVPITYQYVDDLLLAIPEDRTATTLAVFNNYDPHIKFTAEEETENGVPFLDTKAIRIKKICHPDFLHNSEEKLLKIFENNGYPRMFLNRCRHSLTSDQVDEVPQIRTSTLVEPATHDKYVSLPLIPPLTGKLTKILKEIENIKIAKYNPLVVGVLFSQTKDRIHTMSRSDVVYRIPCENCESVYVGQTSQCLKRRISIHKSDARLRPDRCALASHSSSLDHHFKFDEVEILCTNSNYNKRSFLEMCFINENENNINKKTDLKNLSVVYSYLLSLDRRPSRQT; from the exons ATGTCAGTGCTTTTGAAATATTGCATTCCTCTACTGCCCTTCCAGGTGCCGATTACCTATCAATATGTTGATGACCTTCTCCTTGCTATTCCCGAAGACAGGACTGCTACGACTTTGGCAGTTTTCAATAACTACGACCCACACATTAAGTTTACTGCAGAAGAAGAAACTGAaaatggtgtcccattccttGACACCAAAGCTATCAG AATTAAGAAAATCTGCCATCCAGACTTTCTTCATAACAGTGAAGAAAAGTTGCTTAAGATCTTTGAGAACAATGGTTACCCTAGGATGTTTTTGAACAGATGTCGGCATTCTCTAACTTCTGACCAAGTCGACGAGGTCCCACAAATAAGAACATCGACATTAGTCGAACCTGCCACACATGACAAATATGTAAGCCTGCCCCTCATTCCACCATTAACAGGTAAATTGACCaaaattctaaaagaaattGAGAACATAAAAATTGCGAAGTACAATCCTTTAGTAGTAGGCGTTCTTTTCAGCCAAACTAAAGATAGGATCCACACCATGTCTAGATCTGACGTGGTTTATCGCATTCCATGTGAGAACTGTGAGTCTGTGTATGTTGGACAGACATCACAATGTTTGAAAAGACGTATCTCAATACATAAGAGTGACGCCAGATTACGACCTGATAGATGTGCATTAGCTAGCCATTCGTCCTCTCTAGACCACCATTTTAAGTTTgatgaagttgaaatattatgtaCCAATTCTAACTACAATAAAAGAAGTTTCCTTGAAATgtgttttataaatgaaaatgaaaataatataaataagaagactgacttgaagaatttaagtgttgtatatagttatttgttatccttagatcgtaggccatctagacaaacatga
- the LOC123677081 gene encoding uncharacterized protein LOC123677081 isoform X3, whose protein sequence is MSVLLKYCIPLLPFQVPITYQYVDDLLLAIPEDRTATTLAVFNNYDPHIKFTAEEETENGVPFLDTKAIRIKKICHPDFLHNSEEKLLKIFENNGYPRMFLNRCRHSLTSDQVDEVPQIRTSTLVEPATHDKYVSLPLIPPLTGVLFSQTKDRIHTMSRSDVVYRIPCENCESVYVGQTSQCLKRRISIHKSDARLRPDRCALASHSSSLDHHFKFDEVEILCTNSNYNKRSFLEMCFINENENNINKKTDLKNLSVVYSYLLSLDRRPSRQT, encoded by the exons ATGTCAGTGCTTTTGAAATATTGCATTCCTCTACTGCCCTTCCAGGTGCCGATTACCTATCAATATGTTGATGACCTTCTCCTTGCTATTCCCGAAGACAGGACTGCTACGACTTTGGCAGTTTTCAATAACTACGACCCACACATTAAGTTTACTGCAGAAGAAGAAACTGAaaatggtgtcccattccttGACACCAAAGCTATCAG AATTAAGAAAATCTGCCATCCAGACTTTCTTCATAACAGTGAAGAAAAGTTGCTTAAGATCTTTGAGAACAATGGTTACCCTAGGATGTTTTTGAACAGATGTCGGCATTCTCTAACTTCTGACCAAGTCGACGAGGTCCCACAAATAAGAACATCGACATTAGTCGAACCTGCCACACATGACAAATATGTAAGCCTGCCCCTCATTCCACCATTAACAG GCGTTCTTTTCAGCCAAACTAAAGATAGGATCCACACCATGTCTAGATCTGACGTGGTTTATCGCATTCCATGTGAGAACTGTGAGTCTGTGTATGTTGGACAGACATCACAATGTTTGAAAAGACGTATCTCAATACATAAGAGTGACGCCAGATTACGACCTGATAGATGTGCATTAGCTAGCCATTCGTCCTCTCTAGACCACCATTTTAAGTTTgatgaagttgaaatattatgtaCCAATTCTAACTACAATAAAAGAAGTTTCCTTGAAATgtgttttataaatgaaaatgaaaataatataaataagaagactgacttgaagaatttaagtgttgtatatagttatttgttatccttagatcgtaggccatctagacaaacatga
- the LOC123677081 gene encoding uncharacterized protein LOC123677081 isoform X2 has protein sequence MLMTFSLLFPKTGLLRLWQFSITTTHTLSLLQKKKLKMVSHSLTPKLSGMFRRIKKICHPDFLHNSEEKLLKIFENNGYPRMFLNRCRHSLTSDQVDEVPQIRTSTLVEPATHDKYVSLPLIPPLTGKLTKILKEIENIKIAKYNPLVVGVLFSQTKDRIHTMSRSDVVYRIPCENCESVYVGQTSQCLKRRISIHKSDARLRPDRCALASHSSSLDHHFKFDEVEILCTNSNYNKRSFLEMCFINENENNINKKTDLKNLSVVYSYLLSLDRRPSRQT, from the exons ATGTTGATGACCTTCTCCTTGCTATTCCCGAAGACAGGACTGCTACGACTTTGGCAGTTTTCAATAACTACGACCCACACATTAAGTTTACTGCAGAAGAAGAAACTGAaaatggtgtcccattccttGACACCAAAGCTATCAG GTATGTTTCGTAGAATTAAGAAAATCTGCCATCCAGACTTTCTTCATAACAGTGAAGAAAAGTTGCTTAAGATCTTTGAGAACAATGGTTACCCTAGGATGTTTTTGAACAGATGTCGGCATTCTCTAACTTCTGACCAAGTCGACGAGGTCCCACAAATAAGAACATCGACATTAGTCGAACCTGCCACACATGACAAATATGTAAGCCTGCCCCTCATTCCACCATTAACAGGTAAATTGACCaaaattctaaaagaaattGAGAACATAAAAATTGCGAAGTACAATCCTTTAGTAGTAGGCGTTCTTTTCAGCCAAACTAAAGATAGGATCCACACCATGTCTAGATCTGACGTGGTTTATCGCATTCCATGTGAGAACTGTGAGTCTGTGTATGTTGGACAGACATCACAATGTTTGAAAAGACGTATCTCAATACATAAGAGTGACGCCAGATTACGACCTGATAGATGTGCATTAGCTAGCCATTCGTCCTCTCTAGACCACCATTTTAAGTTTgatgaagttgaaatattatgtaCCAATTCTAACTACAATAAAAGAAGTTTCCTTGAAATgtgttttataaatgaaaatgaaaataatataaataagaagactgacttgaagaatttaagtgttgtatatagttatttgttatccttagatcgtaggccatctagacaaacatga